Part of the Pelmatolapia mariae isolate MD_Pm_ZW unplaced genomic scaffold, Pm_UMD_F_2 NODE_ptg000758l+_length_30903_cov_1, whole genome shotgun sequence genome, TTCATTCCCTCAGCTGTTAGATTCCTGAACGCTGACAGGAGTCATTTAGATGAATGTTTCTGTGATTGTTCATTTTGAGACATTTACCCTTcatattctatttatttattttgaacatttttgttcattttgatgtatttatttactttgtctTTGACCTCATTGCTTGTTTATCTCTGCCTTGACATGCAGCAGTGCTTGTGATTATTGTTTAAAGACTGTAGGCTGTGTGAGTTTGACCATGTGAGCAGGTAGTGTGGGAAAGCTGCAAACAAATTTTGGAATTAATAAAATTATCTGAATTGTGaatctaattttaaaaatgcaatttttaaaatcatgttgcactgtttcttttttaagtttttatttttataaaatcatgCAAACAGTGAATTGTTttgttgagtttgtttgtttcagagtcagagagccgtgtctctctacagtcagaggtttttgtacggcggctcaatgagtttgtatcactgtggtgGACTTTTGGTGGAGGAACCAGACTGAATGTTAACTGTAAGTACATTTTACTCATGAGCGAAATTATATATTTCTTAATGCTGATTTTATAATCTTATCGAAATGCTTTATTTTATCTCATAATTATGCAATTTACTATCATAGTTTATATTCtgcctgcattttaaaatcttcttgagcattttgtttcactgaaactcaaattttttaaacttttttttagaattttatCTTCAAAAACAGTTCATAGACGGTacatttttgtttcagtgttttaaccTTTTGCTGAAGTATCTGCAAATAATTTGTGATcatttttgtttattcatttaaaattactGCCATATGGTTACCATACTTTAACCATACTCAATGCTGACTAAGCATACTGGCTGAGTTGGGCTCACTTTATGAGATTTAATGTGTCgtttacttattttttattatttccaaatacaacaaaaataagtttgttttttcctgttttatataATAAATTGTTTAAATTTAGAGGTTCGATAAAATTTTGACAAATTaattttctgattattttaattCTAATTGTAAAACtaagtaataatttaaataaaacacacgAGAACATCAGAAGTCAAAGAAACGCTTTAATATTTTTATCTTTGGTACTGAAACTCGTCTGTTGCCATGGTTCAGCAGTGAAGCCTGTCTGTTACCATGGTTACCAAGTTCAGAGAGGGAAGTGAAACAACTGGAGAGCAGTTCCACCCAAACTCCCAGTTTCTCTAACAtctattctctctctctctctgcagtggGTCGAGTCCCCCCCTCCCTGACCGTGCTGGCGCCCTCTAGtgaggagctgcagcaggggAAGGCTACAGTCATGTGTGTGGCCAACAAGGGCTTCCCCTCAGACTGGAGGCTGTCCTGGAAGGTGGATGGAAGAAGCAGCagtggagaggagagcaggAGCCCCGGGGCGCTGCAGAATGACGGCCActacagctggagcagcaccctgaggctccCTGCAGACCAGTGGGAGAAGGTGGGCTCTGTGACCTGTGAGGCCACCCAGGGCTCCCACACTCCACTCTCACAGACTCTGATGACAGACCAGTGTTCCCAGTCCTGAGCTGACTCACTGGGACTCTGATACTGGCTTTAGTCTGCAGCTTCTCTCAGTctgctccctctgtgtctgtATTGCTTTGatagttttcatgttttcatgctTGTGGCACTGTTGATGGTTTTAATACTTCAAATAAAAACTGAGGTCTTCAAATAGTGGTTTTCATGTGTTTCCATTCAGCTGCTCTTCTGTCTGATAATCATCCTTCAGGTTCAG contains:
- the LOC134623572 gene encoding immunoglobulin kappa light chain-like, which produces MTLICVLIWTLLCCCFTESRGQITVTQPGAVSSAVGGSVNIKCRTSQDVYNSNCLAWYQQKDGGVPKRLIYWSSIRDSGTSARFRGSGSNSDFTLTISGVQAVDTAVYYCQGQHYPNSQWFVSLWWTFGGGTRLNVNLGRVPPSLTVLAPSSEELQQGKATVMCVANKGFPSDWRLSWKVDGRSSSGEESRSPGALQNDGHYSWSSTLRLPADQWEKVGSVTCEATQGSHTPLSQTLMTDQCSQS